A window of Fluoribacter dumoffii NY 23 contains these coding sequences:
- the purE gene encoding 5-(carboxyamino)imidazole ribonucleotide mutase — protein sequence MSNILVSILMGSKSDWSIMEEASLTLDKFNVPHEVRALSAHRTPDALFDYLQSAEPRGVELFIAAAGGAAHLPGVVAAKTVLPVLGVPMPSSTFTNGLDALLSIVQMPAGIPVGTLAVGKAGAINAAILAVTVLGNKYPEYRDAIKKYRAAQAEKVLENSKIKG from the coding sequence ATGTCAAATATACTTGTATCGATATTGATGGGTTCAAAATCGGATTGGTCTATTATGGAAGAAGCCAGCCTTACTCTTGATAAGTTCAATGTTCCGCATGAAGTACGCGCCTTGTCGGCCCACCGTACCCCAGATGCTTTATTTGATTATCTCCAGTCAGCAGAACCACGAGGGGTTGAACTCTTTATTGCCGCCGCAGGAGGTGCCGCCCATTTACCGGGAGTGGTAGCTGCAAAAACGGTACTTCCTGTTTTAGGTGTACCCATGCCTTCATCCACCTTCACCAATGGCTTGGATGCACTTTTATCCATAGTGCAAATGCCTGCCGGAATACCCGTAGGAACGCTTGCAGTGGGAAAAGCCGGCGCCATTAATGCGGCTATTCTCGCAGTTACGGTTTTGGGCAATAAATACCCCGAATATCGCGATGCAATAAAAAAATATCGCGCAGCGCAAGCTGAGAAGGTATTGGAAAACTCAAAAATTAAGGGGTAG
- a CDS encoding phosphoribosylaminoimidazolesuccinocarboxamide synthase, translated as MLMNATAMTTRYENEIRGALAFCLNQTNLPVGKKYQGKVRDSYDLGDSLLLITTDRLTAFDRHLALIPYKGAVLNLTSAWWFEQTKNLIPNHIIAVPDPNVVIAKKCTVFPIEFVVRGYISGTTSTSLWTQYQNGVREYCGITFPEGLRKNQKLQQPVLTPTTKEKVHDRPIAPAEIVSEGWMSEEDWLEASALALKLYHRGAEMAKDHGLILVDTKYEFGRDADGKIIVVDEIHTPDSSRYWLADSYEARIAAGLEPENIDKEFLRLWFAKNSDPYHDEQLPQAPQELIEELSSRYIQLYERITGKQFSFAEHKEPAEQRIMRNIANFLG; from the coding sequence ATGCTCATGAATGCTACCGCTATGACAACTCGTTATGAGAATGAAATTCGAGGGGCTTTAGCTTTTTGCCTGAATCAAACCAATTTGCCTGTGGGTAAAAAATATCAAGGCAAAGTAAGAGATTCATATGATTTAGGTGATTCCCTCCTCCTCATTACCACCGACAGGCTCACCGCTTTTGACAGACATCTCGCTCTGATTCCTTATAAAGGTGCTGTCCTTAATTTAACCAGTGCCTGGTGGTTTGAACAAACCAAGAATCTTATACCTAACCACATCATCGCAGTACCGGATCCCAATGTAGTAATTGCCAAAAAATGCACTGTTTTTCCAATTGAATTTGTCGTAAGAGGTTATATTAGCGGAACCACAAGCACTTCTTTATGGACTCAATATCAAAATGGAGTCCGTGAATATTGCGGAATCACTTTCCCTGAAGGATTAAGAAAGAATCAAAAACTGCAACAACCGGTTCTGACGCCAACGACCAAAGAAAAAGTTCATGACCGCCCTATTGCGCCCGCAGAAATTGTTTCTGAAGGATGGATGAGCGAAGAAGACTGGCTGGAAGCCAGTGCTTTGGCTTTGAAACTCTATCATCGGGGTGCAGAAATGGCTAAAGATCATGGCTTGATTCTGGTAGATACCAAATATGAGTTTGGCCGTGATGCAGATGGAAAAATCATTGTCGTGGACGAAATTCATACGCCTGACTCCAGCCGTTATTGGCTTGCCGACAGTTATGAGGCGCGAATTGCAGCAGGGTTAGAACCAGAGAATATCGATAAGGAGTTTTTGCGCCTTTGGTTTGCAAAAAATTCAGATCCTTATCATGATGAGCAGCTTCCTCAAGCACCACAGGAATTAATTGAAGAGCTCTCCTCGCGCTACATTCAGTTGTATGAACGCATCACCGGTAAACAATTCAGCTTTGCAGAACATAAAGAGCCTGCCGAACAACGGATCATGCGCAATATTGCAAACTTCTTGGGGTAA
- the purD gene encoding phosphoribosylamine--glycine ligase yields MNILVIGSGAREHALIKALYRSPQSTSLFCYGTAINPGIRQLTKHYCAGDITDCAAVVSTAKLWNIELAIIGPEAPLEKGMADALWQAGIPTIGPQKKLAQIETSKEFARDLMKKHHIAGLPRYQKFATLNQVEEFLTELGEGNYVIKANGLMGGKGVKVAGEHLHSMTAALNFCKEILDKQQTILIEEKLIGQEFSLMCFADGKKLISMPLVQDHKRAYNGDRGPNTGGMGSYSDTNHSLPFLTAADVQEALEINNAVFHALAAEYDAPYIGILYGSFIATKKGIYVIEFNARFGDPEALNVLSILESDFVALCQAMVKGELHTSQVKFSPKATVCKYTVPEGYPDNPRKNFAVDFSQVGCQDHLYLSSVNQIDQQIMAEGSRTAAYVGIADSIDAAEKRAEVEISSIAGPLFHREDIGTQQLIQQRIDHMQRIRAS; encoded by the coding sequence ATGAATATTCTTGTTATTGGTTCCGGAGCACGGGAACATGCACTCATCAAGGCGCTGTACCGCTCTCCGCAATCCACCTCATTATTTTGTTATGGTACAGCAATTAATCCAGGTATCCGACAACTTACAAAACACTATTGTGCCGGGGATATCACTGATTGTGCTGCAGTAGTATCTACTGCCAAACTCTGGAACATTGAATTGGCCATTATCGGCCCCGAAGCTCCACTTGAAAAAGGAATGGCCGATGCCTTATGGCAAGCAGGGATTCCCACCATCGGTCCGCAAAAAAAATTGGCCCAAATAGAAACCTCTAAAGAGTTTGCCCGTGATTTAATGAAAAAACATCACATTGCAGGTTTGCCCCGTTACCAGAAATTCGCAACCTTAAACCAGGTTGAGGAATTTCTCACAGAACTTGGGGAAGGCAATTACGTCATTAAAGCAAATGGCTTAATGGGTGGAAAAGGGGTTAAAGTTGCCGGTGAACATCTCCACTCCATGACCGCGGCACTAAATTTTTGCAAGGAAATCCTTGATAAACAACAAACGATCCTCATTGAAGAAAAACTGATTGGACAAGAGTTCTCCCTCATGTGTTTCGCTGATGGGAAAAAGCTCATTTCCATGCCTTTAGTGCAAGATCATAAACGCGCATATAATGGAGATCGGGGCCCTAATACCGGCGGGATGGGCAGTTATTCGGATACAAACCATAGTTTGCCATTTTTAACAGCCGCCGACGTGCAGGAAGCCCTGGAAATTAATAACGCAGTTTTTCACGCCTTAGCTGCTGAATATGATGCACCTTATATTGGCATTTTATATGGCAGTTTCATTGCCACCAAAAAAGGAATTTATGTAATTGAATTTAATGCACGCTTTGGTGATCCCGAGGCATTAAACGTCTTATCCATTTTGGAATCTGATTTTGTGGCCCTGTGCCAGGCAATGGTGAAGGGCGAGCTGCACACATCCCAGGTTAAATTTTCACCAAAGGCTACAGTGTGCAAGTATACAGTTCCTGAAGGCTATCCAGATAACCCCAGGAAAAACTTTGCCGTAGATTTCTCCCAAGTAGGCTGCCAGGACCATTTATACCTCTCTTCAGTAAACCAAATCGACCAGCAAATTATGGCGGAAGGTTCGCGTACTGCAGCTTACGTCGGAATTGCTGATTCAATTGATGCAGCAGAAAAGCGTGCTGAAGTAGAAATTTCATCAATTGCAGGACCTTTATTTCATCGTGAAGATATAGGTACCCAACAATTAATTCAACAACGTATTGACCACATGCAAAGGATACGCGCCTCATGA
- the purF gene encoding amidophosphoribosyltransferase — protein sequence MCGIVGIYSHEPVASELYESLIHLQHRGQDAAGILTCDQRFYTKHGLGLVREIFTPDNVSPLKGTIGIGHVRYPTAGGYSETDVQPLWIGSPRGIALAHNGNLSNYQELADEIRLKQHRHLNSSLDSEALLLMLADNLASNASSHEENSDCFFELLTKAVSHIFARIEGAYSIVSVVIGKGLVAFRDPHGIRPLVWGTRENPDGTIDTIFASETTPFYALGFEPQGDILPGEVAFVDLNGRLHRRVLKREQFRPCVFEYVYFARPDATLNNVSVYRARLRMGQNLAVQWKNKHPDLIPDIVIPAPFTANTAALSFASELGVRYSEGLYKNPFIGRTFIMPNQKARSRNIRYKLTPQQTEIKNKVVMIIDDSIVRGTTSREIVKMVRESGAKAIYFASTSPALKNPCFSGIDIPSRKELIAANQTEDEIASYLGVDALLYQSPEDLVEAVTRRGEHQIKKTCMACMDGDYFCNKLTAEKMQQLETERESSRLPTPLKEDMIE from the coding sequence ATGTGTGGGATAGTAGGTATTTACAGTCATGAGCCGGTAGCCTCCGAGTTGTATGAGAGCCTCATTCACTTACAGCATCGGGGACAGGATGCTGCTGGCATACTGACCTGCGATCAACGGTTCTATACCAAACATGGACTAGGACTGGTGCGTGAAATTTTCACCCCCGACAACGTCTCACCGCTTAAAGGAACTATAGGCATCGGTCATGTGCGTTATCCTACTGCAGGGGGCTATTCGGAAACTGATGTCCAGCCTTTATGGATTGGCAGCCCCCGTGGAATTGCGCTTGCGCATAATGGAAATTTGTCCAATTATCAGGAACTGGCCGATGAAATTCGTTTAAAGCAGCATCGGCATCTTAATTCTTCCCTTGATTCGGAAGCATTATTGCTGATGCTTGCAGACAACCTGGCCAGCAATGCCTCCAGCCATGAGGAAAACAGCGACTGCTTTTTCGAGCTGCTGACCAAAGCGGTCTCACATATTTTTGCGCGTATTGAAGGCGCTTACTCCATTGTCTCTGTGGTTATTGGCAAGGGGCTTGTCGCCTTTCGTGATCCTCATGGCATTCGTCCATTAGTTTGGGGGACGCGTGAAAACCCTGATGGGACGATCGATACGATTTTTGCATCCGAAACCACCCCTTTTTATGCCCTGGGCTTCGAACCCCAAGGGGATATTTTACCAGGCGAAGTAGCCTTTGTTGATTTAAACGGTAGACTGCATCGCCGTGTTTTAAAAAGGGAGCAATTCCGACCTTGTGTTTTTGAATACGTGTATTTCGCCCGTCCTGACGCCACCCTGAATAATGTTAGCGTTTATCGTGCCCGTTTGCGTATGGGACAAAATCTGGCGGTTCAATGGAAAAACAAGCATCCTGATCTCATCCCGGATATTGTGATTCCGGCGCCCTTCACTGCCAACACTGCCGCTTTGTCTTTTGCCAGCGAGTTGGGTGTCCGCTATTCCGAAGGCCTCTATAAGAATCCGTTTATCGGCCGTACCTTTATTATGCCGAATCAAAAGGCAAGAAGCCGCAATATTCGTTACAAACTAACCCCCCAACAAACTGAGATTAAAAATAAAGTCGTTATGATTATTGATGACAGTATTGTTCGGGGTACAACTTCCCGCGAGATTGTTAAAATGGTAAGGGAGTCTGGTGCAAAAGCAATTTATTTTGCCTCCACTTCTCCGGCGCTAAAAAATCCTTGTTTCAGTGGAATTGATATTCCTTCGCGCAAAGAGCTGATTGCTGCAAATCAAACTGAAGATGAAATTGCCTCCTATCTTGGGGTTGATGCGTTATTATACCAGTCCCCTGAGGATTTGGTTGAAGCCGTTACCCGCCGCGGGGAACACCAGATCAAAAAAACCTGTATGGCCTGCATGGATGGTGATTATTTTTGCAACAAATTAACTGCAGAAAAAATGCAGCAACTTGAGACCGAACGTGAGTCAAGCAGGCTTCCTACCCCCCTGAAAGAGGACATGATTGAATGA
- the purN gene encoding phosphoribosylglycinamide formyltransferase → MIRIAVLGSTRGTNLNAIVAAIKEQRLAASIELVLSNKADALILEKAAHFGIKSMFVNPQGLSRTDFDNHLSKILKQHHIELIVLIGYMRILSAEFVLHWQHKIINIHPSLLPAYAGLMNLDVHQAVLDAAEIETGCTVHFVTEQVDAGPIILQKKCPVLAGDTPELLKTRVQNLEGEALVEAIGRIIATDKFRSLLHQSHITHI, encoded by the coding sequence ATGATTCGTATTGCCGTACTCGGTTCAACCAGAGGGACTAATCTTAACGCCATTGTTGCGGCAATAAAGGAACAGCGTTTAGCTGCATCAATAGAGTTGGTTTTAAGTAATAAAGCAGACGCCCTGATTTTGGAAAAAGCCGCGCATTTTGGGATTAAATCAATGTTTGTTAATCCCCAGGGCTTAAGTCGAACCGATTTTGATAATCATCTATCGAAGATACTCAAACAACATCACATCGAACTGATTGTCTTAATCGGTTATATGCGCATTTTATCCGCTGAATTTGTTTTGCATTGGCAACATAAAATAATCAATATTCATCCTTCTTTATTACCAGCTTATGCAGGATTAATGAATTTGGATGTACATCAAGCCGTTTTGGATGCAGCAGAAATTGAAACAGGTTGTACCGTACATTTTGTTACCGAACAGGTTGATGCAGGCCCGATTATTTTGCAAAAGAAATGTCCTGTTTTAGCAGGAGATACTCCAGAACTCTTGAAAACGAGAGTCCAGAATCTGGAAGGGGAGGCGTTGGTTGAAGCAATAGGACGGATTATAGCTACTGATAAATTCCGGTCTTTGCTGCACCAGAGTCACATTACACACATTTAA